Proteins encoded in a region of the Panicum hallii strain FIL2 chromosome 3, PHallii_v3.1, whole genome shotgun sequence genome:
- the LOC112887665 gene encoding uncharacterized protein YwkD-like isoform X2: MATRCVASPPLLSASSAAAARAQPTPSAVAPRRFRTRLLVATGGEQQLITAQEPAQEPDYGVVSLHHVGILCENLERSMAFYKDLLGLKVNCARPTDKLPYRGAWLWVGSEMIHLMELPNPDPLTGRPEHGGRDRHTCIAIKDVLKLKEIFDKAGISYTLSKSGRPAIFARDPDGNALEFTQV, from the exons ATGGCGACGAGGTGCGTCGCgtctcctcccctcctctccgcGTCCAGCGCCGCGGCGGCCAGGGCGCAGCCTACCCCATCCGCCGTCGCGCCCCGCCGCTTCCGCACACGCCTTTTGGTTGCCACAGGCGGGGAGCAGCAGCTCATCACGGCGCAGGAGCCGGCCCAGG AACCTGATTATGGAGTTGTTAGCCTTCATCATGTTGGGATTCTGTGTGAAAATCTTGAAAGGTCAATGGCGTTCTACAAGGACCTCCTAG GTCTTAAGGTGAATTGTGCTAGGCCAACTGACAAGCTTCCATACAGAGGTGCTTGGCTCTGGGTTGGTTCTGAGATGATCCATTTGATGGAGCTGCCAAATCCTGATCCTCTGACAGGACGCCCAGAGCACGGTGGGCGTGATCGTCATACCTGTATAGCAATCAAAGATGTGTTGAAGCTGAAAGAAATATTTGACAAAGCTG GAATCAGCTACACACTCAGCAAATCTGGGCGTCCAGCGATCTTTGCAAGAGACCCAGATGGGAACGCACTGGAGTTCACCCAAGTGTAG
- the LOC112887665 gene encoding chalcone--flavonone isomerase-like isoform X1 yields the protein MAVSSEVAVEGVVFPPVACPPGSSRKHFLAGGGVRRMEAEGNFVKIAAIGVYLEDAAVAALAGKWAGKTADELAADPAFFRDVYTGEFEKFTRVTFIWPKTVAAEEFAGKVMESRVAYLKATGAYTDAEAAAVEEFNAAFKSHSLAPGASVLFTHSPAGVLTVAFSDDSSAPGAGIAAIENKALCEAVLESIIGERSVSPATKQSIATRVPEILKGGA from the exons ATGGCCGTGTcgtcggaggtggcggtggagggcgTCGTCTTCCCGCCAGTGGCCTGCCCGCCGGGCTCCAGCAGGAAGCACTTCCTCGCCGGCGGAG GTGTGCGAAGAATGGAGGCTGAAGGCAACTTCGTCAAGATCGCGGCCATCGGCGTGTACCTGGAGGACGCCGCCGTTGCGGCGCTGGCAGGCAAATGGGCCGGCAAGACCGCCGACGAGCTCGCGGCGGACCCCGCCTTCTTCCGCGACGTTTACACCG GCGAGTTCGAGAAGTTCACGAGGGTGACGTTCATCTGGCCGAAGACCGTCGCCGCCGAGGAGTTCGCGGGGAAGGTGATGGAGAGCCGCGTGGCGTACCTGAAGGCCACCGGCGCGTACACGGACGCCGAGGCCGCGGCCGTGGAGGAGTTCAATGCGGCCTTCAAGAGCCATAGCTTGGCGCCGGGCGCGTCCGTCCTCTTCACCCACTCGCCCGCCGGAGTCCTCACC GTCGCCTTCTCCGATGACTCGTCGGCGCCGGGTGCCGGCATCGCTGCGATAGAGAACAAGGCGCTCTGCGAGGCGGTGCTGGAGTCCATCATCGGGGAGCGCAGCGTCTCGCCGGCGACCAAGCAGAGCATCGCGACGAGGGTGCCGGAGATCCTCAAGGGCGGAGCGTGA
- the LOC112887665 gene encoding chalcone--flavonone isomerase-like isoform X3, giving the protein MEAEGNFVKIAAIGVYLEDAAVAALAGKWAGKTADELAADPAFFRDVYTGEFEKFTRVTFIWPKTVAAEEFAGKVMESRVAYLKATGAYTDAEAAAVEEFNAAFKSHSLAPGASVLFTHSPAGVLTVAFSDDSSAPGAGIAAIENKALCEAVLESIIGERSVSPATKQSIATRVPEILKGGA; this is encoded by the exons ATGGAGGCTGAAGGCAACTTCGTCAAGATCGCGGCCATCGGCGTGTACCTGGAGGACGCCGCCGTTGCGGCGCTGGCAGGCAAATGGGCCGGCAAGACCGCCGACGAGCTCGCGGCGGACCCCGCCTTCTTCCGCGACGTTTACACCG GCGAGTTCGAGAAGTTCACGAGGGTGACGTTCATCTGGCCGAAGACCGTCGCCGCCGAGGAGTTCGCGGGGAAGGTGATGGAGAGCCGCGTGGCGTACCTGAAGGCCACCGGCGCGTACACGGACGCCGAGGCCGCGGCCGTGGAGGAGTTCAATGCGGCCTTCAAGAGCCATAGCTTGGCGCCGGGCGCGTCCGTCCTCTTCACCCACTCGCCCGCCGGAGTCCTCACC GTCGCCTTCTCCGATGACTCGTCGGCGCCGGGTGCCGGCATCGCTGCGATAGAGAACAAGGCGCTCTGCGAGGCGGTGCTGGAGTCCATCATCGGGGAGCGCAGCGTCTCGCCGGCGACCAAGCAGAGCATCGCGACGAGGGTGCCGGAGATCCTCAAGGGCGGAGCGTGA
- the LOC112887400 gene encoding uncharacterized protein LOC112887400, with translation MAISAGTAAREERSESEWKRIADCGQKIFHTTPWRSNLGRPPRPAQGYGGHRRGELDVGGAMQRRPKISANSTSDGRPYPTSATSAPIHRVEGQDDEVEADGHEDETEGHVAGEREDRAQEHVCHRVRGQEAAGGRCMMPLGGRPGGLFLVLWHGEWPRSRVTRAGSRLATVATKPDASGGGDAAETLLQTVTWRSSSRWPGGSPSATSILPTSCSKI, from the exons ATGGCGATCTcggcggggacggcggcgcgggaggagaGGAGCGAAAGCGAATGGAAACGGATAGCCGATTGTGGTCAAAAGATTTTTCATACAACCCCCTGGCGATCCAATTTAGGG CGACCACCCCGCCCGGCGCAAGGGTACGGCGGGCACCGGAGAGGGGAGCTGGACGTCGGCGGCGCGATGCAGAGGAGGCCAAAAATCTCGGCGAACTCTACCAGCGATGGAAGACCCTATCCTACCTCCGCCACCAGTGCTCCGATCCACCGCGTCGAGGGACAGGACGACGAGGTCGAGGCCGACGGCCACGAGGACGAAACGGAGGGTCACGTCGCCGGCGAACGGGAGGATCGAGCTCAAGAACACGTCTGCCACCGCGTCCGGGGACAGGAAGCCGCCGGAGGACGCTGCATGATGCCGCTCGGAGGGAGGCCGGGAGGACTATTCCTTGTTCTCTGGCATGGCGAGTGGCCGAGAAGCAGGGTCACGCGCGCGGGCTCAAGGCTCGCCACTGTGGCGACGAAACCCGATGCAAGCGGCGGTGGTGATGCAGCAGAGACGCTGTTGCAGACGGTCACATGGAGATCGTCGAGCAGGTGGCCAGGCGGCAGCCCGTCAGCAACCTCCATCCTGCCCACCAGCTGCTCCAAAATCTAA